A single region of the Deefgea piscis genome encodes:
- the eno gene encoding phosphopyruvate hydratase — translation MSAIVEVIAREILDSRGNPTVEADVLLESGVMGRAAVPSGASTGEREALELRDGDKARYLGKGVLKAVENINTEICEAIIGLDAADQAFIDKTMIDLDGTEDKRNLGANAILAVSMAVAKAAAEEAGLPLYRYIGGSGPMALPVPMMNVINGGEHASNSLDFQELMIVPVGAPTFREAMRYGAEVFHNLKKILHDKGMPTQVGDEGGFAPDVAGPEEALDMLMAAIEKAGYKAGTDFRIALDCAASEYFDKATGNYVFKKSGNRTFTSVEMVDYLESLVNKYPIISIEDGMGERDWDGWKVLTDRLGQRVQLVGDDLFVTNTKILAEGIKRGICNSILIKVNQIGSLTETLAAVDLAKRHGYTSVMSHRSGETEDATIADLAVATNCMQIKTGSLSRSDRIAKYNQILRIEEELGDAAVYPGIGAFYQLKG, via the coding sequence ATGAGCGCAATCGTTGAAGTGATCGCACGTGAAATCTTAGATTCACGTGGCAATCCAACAGTAGAAGCCGATGTACTTCTAGAATCAGGTGTAATGGGCCGTGCCGCAGTACCGTCTGGTGCATCAACTGGTGAGCGTGAAGCGCTTGAGTTGCGTGATGGTGATAAAGCACGTTACTTAGGTAAGGGCGTATTGAAAGCTGTTGAAAACATCAACACTGAAATCTGTGAAGCCATCATTGGTCTTGATGCTGCAGATCAAGCTTTCATCGACAAAACGATGATTGACTTGGATGGTACTGAAGACAAGCGTAATTTAGGTGCAAATGCCATCTTGGCTGTGTCAATGGCGGTTGCAAAAGCGGCTGCTGAAGAAGCAGGCTTGCCGCTTTACCGTTACATTGGTGGTTCAGGCCCGATGGCTTTGCCAGTACCAATGATGAACGTGATTAACGGTGGTGAGCACGCATCAAACAGCTTGGATTTCCAAGAGTTGATGATTGTTCCTGTTGGCGCGCCAACATTCCGTGAAGCAATGCGTTACGGTGCAGAAGTTTTCCATAACTTGAAAAAAATCTTGCACGATAAAGGCATGCCAACTCAAGTGGGTGACGAAGGTGGTTTTGCTCCTGACGTTGCTGGTCCTGAAGAAGCGCTGGACATGTTGATGGCCGCGATTGAAAAAGCGGGTTACAAAGCCGGTACTGATTTCCGTATCGCTTTGGATTGCGCTGCTTCTGAATACTTTGATAAAGCCACTGGCAATTATGTATTCAAAAAATCAGGCAATCGCACTTTCACTTCAGTTGAAATGGTTGATTACCTTGAAAGCCTCGTTAACAAATACCCAATCATTTCGATTGAAGATGGTATGGGCGAGCGCGATTGGGATGGTTGGAAAGTATTGACTGATCGTTTGGGTCAGCGTGTTCAATTGGTCGGCGATGATCTTTTTGTTACCAACACTAAAATTTTGGCAGAAGGCATCAAGCGTGGCATTTGCAACTCAATCTTGATTAAAGTTAACCAAATCGGTTCTTTAACTGAGACATTGGCTGCTGTCGATTTGGCTAAACGTCATGGCTACACTTCAGTAATGAGCCATCGTTCAGGTGAAACTGAAGATGCAACGATTGCTGATTTGGCGGTTGCAACTAACTGCATGCAAATCAAAACTGGTTCATTGAGCCGTTCTGATCGTATTGCAAAATACAACCAAATCTTGCGTATTGAAGAAGAGTTGGGT